Genomic window (Pseudomonas sp. MM211):
GGAACAGCCCGCTGTACCTGACGGCCATCAAGCTCGCGCCAGCACTGGCAGCGGGCAACACCATGGTGCTCAAGCCCTCGGAGCATGCCTCGGCGACCATTCTCGAACTGGCTCGCCTGGCACTCGAAGCGGGTTTCCCAGCCGGCGTAGTCAACGTGGTCACCGGCTACGGGCCGACCACCGGCGCGGCGCTGACCAGTCACCCGCTGGTACGCAAGATCGCCTTCACCGGCGGCGCCGCCACCGCACGCCATGTGGTGCGCGCCAGTGCGGAGAACTTCGCCAAGCTGTCGCTGGAGTTGGGTGGCAAGTCGCCGAACATCATCTTCGCCGACGCTGATCTCGACAGCGCCGTGAATGGCGTGGTCGCCGGCATCTACGCCGCCTCCGGGCAGAGTTGCGTGGCCGGGTCGCGGCTGTTGGTGCAGGACAGCATCTACGACGAATTCGTTGAACGCCTGGTCGAACGCGCCAAGCGCATCCGCATCGGCAACCCGCAGGACGACGCCAGCGAGATGGGCCCCATGGCCACCGCACAGCAACTGGCCGTGGTCGAGCGTCTGGTCGCCACTGCCGTCGCCGAAGGCGCGACGTTGCGCCTGGGTGGCAAACGCCCACAGGTCGACGGCGAAGGCTGGTATTACGAGCCGACCCTGTTCGAATGCGACGACCATTCGATGACCATCATGCAGGAAGAGGTCTTCGGCCCGGTGGCTTCGGTCATCCGCTTCAAGGATGAAGCCGAAGCGCTGGCCATGGCCAACGACTCGCAGTTCGGCCTTGCCGCCGGCATCTGGACACGCGACTTGGGCCGCGCTCATCGTATGGCCAAGGGCGTGCGTTCCGGCATCATCTGGGTCAACACCTACCGTGCCGTATCGGCCATGGCGCCGATCGGCGGCTTCAAGAACAGCGGCTATGGCCGTGAAAGCGGCATCGACTCGGTACTCGCCTACACCGAACTGAAAACGGTGTGGATCAACCTGTCGCAAGCACCGATGCCCGACCCGTTCGTGATGCGCTGAGCGCATCGAGGAAAGCACAAATGATCGAACCCGGACTCTACAAATCCGTCATGGCCGCCTTCCCCTCGGGCGTGACCATCGTCACCACCCTGGGCCCGGATGGCGGCATCGTCGGCATCACTGCCAGCGCCTTCAGCGCGCTGTCGATCGACCCAGCGCTGGTGCTGTTTTGCCCCAACTACGGCTCCGACTCTTACCCGGTGCTGCGCGACAGCAAGCGCTTCGCCATTCACCTGCTGTCCGCCGAACAACAGGCCGAAGCCTATGCCTTCGCCGGCAAGGGCAAGGACAAGGCCGCGGGCATCGAGTGGACATTGAGCGAACAGGGCAACCCGCTGCTGAAGAACGCTGCCGCAATCATCGAGTGCGAACTGTGGCGCGAGTACGACGGTGGTGATCACGCCATCATGGTCGGCGCCGTGAAAAACCTGATCCTGCCTGAAGTCGCCCCGGTGCCGATGATCTACCACCGCGGCAAGCTCGGCGCCCTTCCGGCGTTGGCCTGACAAATCCGCGATTTCGCGTGCCGGTCGTAGCAGTTGCAGACCGACACGCCGTAAATAGCCAGCTTTTTGGCCGCGTTCACTCACCCTCGAGCGCGGCCTGTTTTATTTCGGAGTCGCCATGACACCTGAAGCGTCGCGTCTGTTTCGTCAGCACGCCTACCTCGATGGCCAGTGGTTGGCTGCCGATGACGGCAGCTCTCAGTCCATCTTCAATCCAGCCAATGGCGAAGAGATCGGCAAGGTGCCAGGCATGGGCAGCGGCGAAGCCCAGCGCGCCATCGCCGCCGCCAATGCTGCCTGGCCAGCCTGGCGTGCGCGCACCGCCAAGGAACGCAGTACGGTACTCAAGCGCTGGCATGCGCTGATGCTGGAAAACGCTGACGCGCTGGCCGAGATCCTGACCTTGGAACAGGGCAAGCCATTGGCCGAAGCCAGGGGCGAAATCCTCTATGCGGCCAGTTTCATCGAGTGGTTCGCCGAGGAAGCCAAGCGCATCTATGGCGACACCATTCCCAGCCACAAGCCCGATGCACGCATCGTCGTGACCAAGGAGCCGATTGGCGTGGTTGCGGCGATCACGCCGTGGAATTTCCCGGCGGCGATGATCACCCGCAAGGTCGGCCCGGCGCTGGCCGCTGGCTGCCCGTGCATCGTCAAGCCGGCGCCGGAAACGCCGTTTTCCGCACTGGCGCTGGCGGTGCTCGCCGAGGAAGCGGGCATCCCGCCCGGTATCTTCAACGTGATCACCGGCGACGCCGTGGCCATCGGCAACGAGCTGTGCGCCAGCGCCACGGTGCGCAAGCTGTCGTTCACCGGCTCCACACCGATCGGCAAGCTGTTGATGCAGCAGTGCGCCAGCACCCTGAAGAAGGTCTCCCTGGAACTGGGCGGCAATGCGCCGTTCATCGTCTTCGACGATGCCGATCTGGAGCGGGCGGTGGACGGCGCGCTGATCGCCAAATTTCGCAATGCCGGGCAGACCTGCGTGTGCGTGAACCGCTTCCTGGTGCAGGACGGCATCCATGACGCCTTCGTCGCCCGCCTGGCCGAGCGTGTGCGCGAACTGAGGGTCGCCGATGGTTTTACCGAAGGTGCGCAACAAGGCCCACTGATCAACGATCGGGCTGTGGATAAAGTCGCCGATCACGTCGCTGATGCCCTGGGCAAAGGCGCCAGGCTGATCTGCGGCGGCGAGCGTCACGCGCTGGGCCACGGTTTCTATCAGCCCACGGTACTGGCCGAGGTCACCAACGGCATGAAGGTCGCCCGCGAGGAAACCTTCGGCCCGCTGGCCGCGGTGTTCCGTTTCAGCGACGAAGCCGAAGCGCTACATATGGCCAACGACACTGAATTCGGCCTGGCCGCCTATTGCTACACCCGCGACCTGGGGCGCGCCTGGCGCATGAGCGAGGGGTTGGAGTACGGCATGGTCGGCATCAACGAAGGGCTGATTTCCACCGAAGTGGCGCCTTTCGGCGGCATCAAGGCATCGGGCCTGGGCCGCGAAGGCTCGCACTACGGCATCGACGACTATCTGGAAATCAAATACACCTTGATGGGTGGGCTTTGAGGTTAAGGCGACTGGGTTGTGGCGGAAGCGGCCGGTGAGCAGAGCTTTTGTGGGAGAGGCTTTAGCCTCGATTTTGCCTAGCTAGGCGTAAAGAGCTCGCGGCTAAAGCCCCTCCTACACAAAGAAAGCTCTGCATCCACCGGCTGCTTCTGCCTTACAGCGGCCTTACTGCGAATCAAACCGGGAAAGCGACCATGAGCAACGACAAGTACGAGAAGGGCCTGCAGATCCGTACCCAGGTGCTGGGCGAGGATTACGTCAAGCGCTCGGTGGAGAATGCCGACGACTTCAACCGCCCGCTGCAGGAGCTGGTCACCGAATACTGCTGGGGGCATGTGTGGGGGCGTGAAGGCTTATCGATGCAGGAACGCAGCATGATAAACTTGGCCATGATTTCCGCGCTCAATCGCCCGCACGAGCTGAAGTTGCACATTCGCGGCGCCCTGCGCAACGGCCTCAGCCGCGAGCAGATTCGCGAGATTCTGCTTCAGGTCGGCATCTACTGCGGTGTGCCTGCCGCAGTCGACAGCTTCCGCATCGCCCGTGAGGCTTTCGCCGAAGCGGATGCCGAGGCCCAGCAGGGCGAGGCATAGTTTGAGTGATCCCATACCTATAACTCGAGCCCTAACCATGAAACGCCAGCCGATCGACGATAGCTTCAAGGTCAACCGCAATCCCGTGACCCTGCGGGAGATCGTTCTGGACAAGCTGCGCAGCGCCATCATGAATTTCCAGCTGTTGCCCGGCGACCGCCTGGTGGAGCGCGACCTGTGCGATCGGCTGGGGGTCAGCCGCACCTCGGTGCGCGAAGCGCTGCGCCATCTGGAGTCAGAAGGCCTGGTGGAGTTCGCCGATGCCAAGGGCCCGCGCGTGGCGATCATCACCCTGGAAGACGCCTGCGATCTCTACGAACTGCGCTGCGTGCTGGAAGGCATGATCGTCCAGCTGTTCACCCTGCGCGCCCGCGCCAAGGACATCCGTGCTCTGGAACGCGCCCTGGAAAACAACCGCCAAACTCTTGAAGAGGGCGAGCTGCCGGATGTACTGGAGTCGGTGCAGGAGTTCTACAACGTGCTGATGGAAGGCTCGGGCAACGACATCGCCGCCACCCAGCTGCGTCAGTTGCAGGCGCGCATCAGCTATCTGCGCGCCACCTCGGTGTCGCAGACCAATCGGCGCAGCACCAGCAATCAGGAAATGGAGCGCATGGTCGAGGCGATCAAGAGTGGCGATCCGCTGGCCGCTCACCAGGCGTCGGTCGATCACGTGCGTGCGGCGGCCAAGGTCGCTCTGGAGTACCTGGAAGCCAAGCAGGAAGGTGCCAAGGCGCGTGAAATCGTCGCCCCCATTGGTCTGAAAGACCCGCGTATCGGGCGCTAACCCACATGCCCAGCCCGCGCTTCTGTCAGCAATGCGGCGGCGCGACGCTGGAACGGCGCCGCCCGACCGGCGACGACCATTCGCGGCTGATATGCGCTGGCTGTGGGCATATCCATTACGAAAACCCGAAGATCATCACCGGCTGCATCATCGAGCAGGATGGCCGCTATCTGCTCTGCCAACGCGCCATCGCACCGCGCATCGGCACCTGGACACTGCCCGCAGGGTTCATGGAAAACGGCGAAACCACCGAAGAGGCGGCGCTGCGTGAAGTGCGCGAGGAAGCCGGCGTGGTCGCTGAAATCCTCTGCCCGTATTCGGTATTCAGCGTGCCCTCAATCAGCGAGGTGTACCTGATCTTCCGCGCCCGGCTGCTGCACGACACCGGCTACTTCGGCAGTGAAACCCTGGCCCGCCGCTTCTTCGCCCCCGAGGACATCCCTTGGGAGCAGATCTACTACCCAGCCATCCGGCAGATTCTCGAACGCTACATCGCCGAACGCGAAGCGGGCATCTACGGGATCTACATGGGCAGCGACGACACCGGCAAGGTGCACTTCATCCGCTGAGACTCAGCAGATTTGGTGGGCTGAAGCCCACCCTACAGCCCCTACAGCCCCTACAGCCCGCGCACTTCATACGGTGGGCTTTAGCCCACCAATGATCCAAGAACCCTCAGGGCTCCATGCCCTCGACGATGATCACTTCCGAGCGCGCTGCGCCGGCCCGGTAGCTGCTGGCTTCCTGGTAGGCCTCGGAGCGATAGCAGGCGACAGCCTGGTCGTACGACGGGAATTCGATCACCACACTACGCTGTGGTGTGGCACGGCCTTCCTGGGCTTCGGAGCGACCGCCACGGGCCAGGAACTTGCCACCGAAGGCGGCGAAGGCCGCCGGGGCGCGTTTGGTGTATTCCACGTAGCGCTCGGGGTCGGTGACGTCCACGTGCGCGATCCAGTAACCCTTCATGATTGACCTCCTTTAATTTGATTTCGTATTACGGTATACCATAATTTAAAATAACCCAGCCGACGAGATCCGCCATGCCCTTCCATCCCATTCGTGAACTCATCGATGACTTCCGCCAGGGCAAGATGGTGCTGTTGGTCGATGACGAAGACCGCGAGAACGAGGGCGACCTGCTGCTCGCTGCGCAGTTCTGCACGCCTCAGGCGATCAACTTCATGGCCCGTGAAGCACGTGGGCTTATCTGCCTGACCCTGACCGACGAGCACTGTCAGCGTCTAGGCCTGGAGCAGATGGTACCGAGTAACGGTAGCGTGTTTTCCACCGCCTTCACCGTTTCCATCGAAGCCGCCAGCGGCATCACCACCGGTATTTCCGCCGCCGACCGGGCGCACACGGTACTCACCGCCGTTGCGCCCGGCGCGACAGCGGCCGACCTGGTGCAGCCGGGCCATGTATTCCCGCTGCGAGCCAAGGAAGGCGGTGTACTGACCCGCGCCGGCCACACCGAGGCGGGCTGCGATCTGGCCAGGCTGGCCGGCCTGACCCCGGCGGCGGTGATCGTCGAAGTCATGAACGAGGACGGCAGCATGGCGCGCCGCCCGCAGCTGGAGGCCTTCGCCCAGTCCCACGGCATCAGGATCGGCACCATCGCCGACCTCATCCAGTACCGCCTGAGCACCGAGCACACGATTACCCGCATCGGCGAACGCGAGCTGCCCACCGTGCACGGCGAGTTCCGCCTGATCACCTATGAAGACCGTATCGCCGGGGGCGTGCACATGGCCATGGTGATGGGCGATATCCGCCATGACGAGCCGACCCTGGCGCGCGTGCATGCCATCGATCCGCTGCGCGATCTGGTAGGCGCCGAATACACCGGCCCGCGCAGCTGGACGCTATGGGCTGCCCTGGAACGCATCGCCGCCGACGGCAAGGGCGTCGTCGTGGTGCTGGCCAACCACGAATCGTCCCAGGCGCTGCTCGAGCGCGTGCCACAGCTGACCCAGCCGCAGCGCCCGTTCAACCGCGGCCAGACGAGGGTCTATTCGGAGGTCGGCACCGGGGCACAGATTCTGCAGGATCTCGGCGTCGGCAAACTGCGCCACCTGGGCCCGCCGCTCAAGTACGCGGGTCTTGCCGGCTATGAACTTGAGGTCGTGGAGACCGTGCCCTTCGAGTGATCGAAAACCACGGATGACCGGTCACGCAAGCAAGACAAGAAGTGTGGCAAAGCGCTTGCGGAAAGTTTGGAATACCATAATATGATATCCCTAAGGCCAGCCAGTTTATCGTGTGCCCCGCGAGGGAAAACCACAAAGACAGCACCGATATTGGCCGCCATTCAGATCCCCTGGATCCACTGCTCCGGTTAAGCGGGCACAACGCTCGCTTGCGAAAAAACACAACAAAGAGGGCAAGCAAGATGGTGTTTATCAAAGGTGTGACCTCGGTGCTCGCCGCGAGCATTCTGAGTGCAGCAGTCGCCACCACGGCCGCTGCCGAAACCGTCAACTTCGTGAGCTGGGGCGGTAGCACCCAGGACGCGCAAAAGGCCGCCTGGGCAGATCCGTTCAGCAAGAGCAGCGGCGTCACCGTGGTGCAGGACGGCCCTACCGACTACGGCAAGCTCAAGGCCATGGTCGAAAGCGGCAACGTGCAGTGGGACGTGGTCGACGTGGAAGCCGACTTCGCACTGCGCGCCGCCGCCGAAGGTCTGCTGGAGCCGCTGGACTTCGGCGTCATCGAGCGTGAGAAGATCGACCCGCGCTTCGTCTCCGATCACGGCGTTGGCTCGTTCTATTTCTCCTTCGTGCTCGGCTACAACGAGGGCAGCCTCGGCAACAAGAAGCCGGAAGACTGGAGCGCACTGTTCGATACCGCGACCTACCCCGGCAAACGCGCGCTGTACAAGTGGCCGAGCCCGGGCGTGATCGAGCTGGCCCTGCTGGCTGACGGCGTTGCCGCCGACAAGCTGTACCCGCTGGATCTGGATCGCGCCTTCAAGAAACTCGACACCATCAAGAAAAACATCGTCTGGTGGGGCGGCGGCGCACAGTCGCAGCAACTCCTGGCTTCCGGCGAGGCGAGCATCGGTCAGTTCTGGAACGGCCGCATCTATGCCTTGCAGGAAGAAGGCGCACCCGTGGCGGCAAGCTGGAAGCAGAACCTGGTCATGGCCGACTTCCTGGTCATCCCCAAGGGCGCCAAGAACAAGGACGCGGCCATGAAGTTCCTGGCTCACGCCAGCGGCGCCAAGGGCCAGGCCGACTTCGCCAACCTCACCGCCTACGCGCCGGTCAACGTCGACAGCGTGCAGCGTCTGGACTCGGTGCTGGCACCGAATCTGCCCACCGCGCACGTGAGCGATCAGATCACCCTGGACTACGCCTACTGGGCGAAGAACGGGGCGGACATCGCCACCCGCTGGAACGAATGGCTGGTGAAGTGACATGACCGCGCTCCGTACCCCTGAGGTCGGTGCAGCAAACCGTCGGCGCGACAGCGCCGACGGTAACGCGGAACGGGCGGCGCGCTGGCGCGGCGCCCCGTACCTGCTGCCGGCCCTGCTGTTCCTCGGGTTGTTCTTCCTGACGCCGCTGATCGGCCTGCTGCTGCGCGGCGTGCTGGAACCGGAGCCGGGCCTGGGCAACTATGCACAACTGTTCGCCAATTCGGCCTACTCCAAGGTGCTGTTCAACACCTTCGCGGTAGCCGGGCTGGTGACCGTGATCAGCCTGCTGCTGGGGTTCCCCCTGGCCTGGGCGATCACCCTGATGCCGCGCGGCTGGGGCCGCTGGCTGTTGAATATCGTCCTGCTGTCGATGTGGACCAGCCTGCTGGCACGCACCTACTCCTGGCTGGTGCTGCTGCAGTCCTCGGGCGTGGTGAACAAGACGCTGATGGCCATGGGCATCATCGATCAGCCGCTGGAGATGGTGCACAACCTGACCGGCGTGGTGATCGGCATGAGCTACATCATGATTCCGTTCATCGTGCTGCCACTGCAGGCGACCATGAGCGCCATCGATCCGATGGTCTTGCAGGCCGGCTCGATCTGCGGCGCCAGCCCGTGGCGCAACTTCTTCAAGGTGTTCCTGCCGTTGTGCAGGCCGGGCATTTTCAGCGGTGGCCTGATGGTCTTCGTGATGTCCCTGGGTTACTACGTGACCCCGGCACTGCTCGGCGGCGCACAGAACATGATGCTGCCCGAATTCATCATCCAGCAGGTGCAATCGTTCCTTAACTGGGGCATTGCCAGCGCGGCGGCAGCCTTGCTGATCCTCATCACGCTGGTGCTGTTCTACGTCTACCTGAAGCTGCAACCGGAATCGCCGGTGGCTTCCAGCACTGCGAGGTAAACGCCATGCTGCTGTCACCCAATGCCATGGGCCGCGGCCTACGCTACGGCCTCAATACCGTCACCGCACTGATCGCCGTGTTCCTGCTGCTACCGATTCTGTTCATCGTGCTGCTGTCGTTCGGCTCCTCGCAGTGGCTGGTGTTTCCGCCACCGGGCTGGACGTTCAAGTGGTACGGGCAGTTCTTCTCCAACGCGCAGTGGATGGACTCGGCGCTGGTCAGCCTCAAGGTGGCCATGCTGACGACCGTTTGCGCGGTCGCCATCGGCATGCCCAGCGCCTTCGCGCTGGTACGCGGCCGCTTCCCCGGCCGTGAGCTGCTGTACGCGCTGTTCACCCTGCCAATGATCGTGCCGCTGGTGATCATCGCCGTGGCGGTCTACGCGCTGTTCCTCAAGCTCGGCTACACCGGCACGCTGTTCGCCTTCGTGGTCAGCCACGTGATCGTCGCGCTGCCGTTC
Coding sequences:
- a CDS encoding aldehyde dehydrogenase, with protein sequence MTLARYQMCIDGQWVDAQSGKTFESLDPARAQAWAVLPDAAGEDVERAVQAAQAAFDNPVWRNLSATARGKLLRRLGDLIAENKEALAQLESRDNGKLIRETRGQVGYLPEFFHYTAGLADKLEGGTLPLDKPDMFAYTTHEPIGVVAGIIPWNSPLYLTAIKLAPALAAGNTMVLKPSEHASATILELARLALEAGFPAGVVNVVTGYGPTTGAALTSHPLVRKIAFTGGAATARHVVRASAENFAKLSLELGGKSPNIIFADADLDSAVNGVVAGIYAASGQSCVAGSRLLVQDSIYDEFVERLVERAKRIRIGNPQDDASEMGPMATAQQLAVVERLVATAVAEGATLRLGGKRPQVDGEGWYYEPTLFECDDHSMTIMQEEVFGPVASVIRFKDEAEALAMANDSQFGLAAGIWTRDLGRAHRMAKGVRSGIIWVNTYRAVSAMAPIGGFKNSGYGRESGIDSVLAYTELKTVWINLSQAPMPDPFVMR
- a CDS encoding flavin reductase family protein, with amino-acid sequence MIEPGLYKSVMAAFPSGVTIVTTLGPDGGIVGITASAFSALSIDPALVLFCPNYGSDSYPVLRDSKRFAIHLLSAEQQAEAYAFAGKGKDKAAGIEWTLSEQGNPLLKNAAAIIECELWREYDGGDHAIMVGAVKNLILPEVAPVPMIYHRGKLGALPALA
- a CDS encoding NAD-dependent succinate-semialdehyde dehydrogenase; this encodes MTPEASRLFRQHAYLDGQWLAADDGSSQSIFNPANGEEIGKVPGMGSGEAQRAIAAANAAWPAWRARTAKERSTVLKRWHALMLENADALAEILTLEQGKPLAEARGEILYAASFIEWFAEEAKRIYGDTIPSHKPDARIVVTKEPIGVVAAITPWNFPAAMITRKVGPALAAGCPCIVKPAPETPFSALALAVLAEEAGIPPGIFNVITGDAVAIGNELCASATVRKLSFTGSTPIGKLLMQQCASTLKKVSLELGGNAPFIVFDDADLERAVDGALIAKFRNAGQTCVCVNRFLVQDGIHDAFVARLAERVRELRVADGFTEGAQQGPLINDRAVDKVADHVADALGKGARLICGGERHALGHGFYQPTVLAEVTNGMKVAREETFGPLAAVFRFSDEAEALHMANDTEFGLAAYCYTRDLGRAWRMSEGLEYGMVGINEGLISTEVAPFGGIKASGLGREGSHYGIDDYLEIKYTLMGGL
- a CDS encoding carboxymuconolactone decarboxylase family protein, which gives rise to MSNDKYEKGLQIRTQVLGEDYVKRSVENADDFNRPLQELVTEYCWGHVWGREGLSMQERSMINLAMISALNRPHELKLHIRGALRNGLSREQIREILLQVGIYCGVPAAVDSFRIAREAFAEADAEAQQGEA
- a CDS encoding GntR family transcriptional regulator, which produces MKRQPIDDSFKVNRNPVTLREIVLDKLRSAIMNFQLLPGDRLVERDLCDRLGVSRTSVREALRHLESEGLVEFADAKGPRVAIITLEDACDLYELRCVLEGMIVQLFTLRARAKDIRALERALENNRQTLEEGELPDVLESVQEFYNVLMEGSGNDIAATQLRQLQARISYLRATSVSQTNRRSTSNQEMERMVEAIKSGDPLAAHQASVDHVRAAAKVALEYLEAKQEGAKAREIVAPIGLKDPRIGR
- a CDS encoding NUDIX hydrolase; the protein is MPSPRFCQQCGGATLERRRPTGDDHSRLICAGCGHIHYENPKIITGCIIEQDGRYLLCQRAIAPRIGTWTLPAGFMENGETTEEAALREVREEAGVVAEILCPYSVFSVPSISEVYLIFRARLLHDTGYFGSETLARRFFAPEDIPWEQIYYPAIRQILERYIAEREAGIYGIYMGSDDTGKVHFIR
- a CDS encoding DUF1330 domain-containing protein, translating into MKGYWIAHVDVTDPERYVEYTKRAPAAFAAFGGKFLARGGRSEAQEGRATPQRSVVIEFPSYDQAVACYRSEAYQEASSYRAGAARSEVIIVEGMEP
- the ribBA gene encoding bifunctional 3,4-dihydroxy-2-butanone-4-phosphate synthase/GTP cyclohydrolase II — translated: MPFHPIRELIDDFRQGKMVLLVDDEDRENEGDLLLAAQFCTPQAINFMAREARGLICLTLTDEHCQRLGLEQMVPSNGSVFSTAFTVSIEAASGITTGISAADRAHTVLTAVAPGATAADLVQPGHVFPLRAKEGGVLTRAGHTEAGCDLARLAGLTPAAVIVEVMNEDGSMARRPQLEAFAQSHGIRIGTIADLIQYRLSTEHTITRIGERELPTVHGEFRLITYEDRIAGGVHMAMVMGDIRHDEPTLARVHAIDPLRDLVGAEYTGPRSWTLWAALERIAADGKGVVVVLANHESSQALLERVPQLTQPQRPFNRGQTRVYSEVGTGAQILQDLGVGKLRHLGPPLKYAGLAGYELEVVETVPFE
- a CDS encoding ABC transporter substrate-binding protein; the protein is MVFIKGVTSVLAASILSAAVATTAAAETVNFVSWGGSTQDAQKAAWADPFSKSSGVTVVQDGPTDYGKLKAMVESGNVQWDVVDVEADFALRAAAEGLLEPLDFGVIEREKIDPRFVSDHGVGSFYFSFVLGYNEGSLGNKKPEDWSALFDTATYPGKRALYKWPSPGVIELALLADGVAADKLYPLDLDRAFKKLDTIKKNIVWWGGGAQSQQLLASGEASIGQFWNGRIYALQEEGAPVAASWKQNLVMADFLVIPKGAKNKDAAMKFLAHASGAKGQADFANLTAYAPVNVDSVQRLDSVLAPNLPTAHVSDQITLDYAYWAKNGADIATRWNEWLVK
- a CDS encoding ABC transporter permease produces the protein MTALRTPEVGAANRRRDSADGNAERAARWRGAPYLLPALLFLGLFFLTPLIGLLLRGVLEPEPGLGNYAQLFANSAYSKVLFNTFAVAGLVTVISLLLGFPLAWAITLMPRGWGRWLLNIVLLSMWTSLLARTYSWLVLLQSSGVVNKTLMAMGIIDQPLEMVHNLTGVVIGMSYIMIPFIVLPLQATMSAIDPMVLQAGSICGASPWRNFFKVFLPLCRPGIFSGGLMVFVMSLGYYVTPALLGGAQNMMLPEFIIQQVQSFLNWGIASAAAALLILITLVLFYVYLKLQPESPVASSTAR
- a CDS encoding ABC transporter permease, which encodes MLLSPNAMGRGLRYGLNTVTALIAVFLLLPILFIVLLSFGSSQWLVFPPPGWTFKWYGQFFSNAQWMDSALVSLKVAMLTTVCAVAIGMPSAFALVRGRFPGRELLYALFTLPMIVPLVIIAVAVYALFLKLGYTGTLFAFVVSHVIVALPFTIISIINSLKLFDQSIEDAAVICGATRLQAIVKVTFPAIRPGLVAGGLFAFLVSWDEVVLSVMMASPGLQTLPVKMWTTLRQDLTPVIAVASTLLIGLSLLVMVIAAIVRRRTDVKA